DNA from Actinomycetota bacterium:
AGAGTGGCGATCTCTTTGACGCCCTCTGGCCCGACCACCTTGCCGGCTATTATGCCTCCCTTGATCTTAAGCTCCTTGATATCTTTGGCGAGCTTGGCCAAAAGTTTTGGAGCCGCGATCTCATCCTCATATCCGAATATGAGTGCGGTGGAGCCGGAGAGGAGATCGGCCAATCCCTCCAGTTTCTCTTCTTTGGTGGCGATGGCGATGAGCTTGTTCTTGAAGACCTTGCACTCGCTCCCCTCTTTGGAGAGAGCCCTTCTCAAATTGGCAAATTTTAGGACGCTGATTCCGCTAAAGTCGGCCAGAACCACTACCTTGGCCCTTCCCATCTTATCTTTGATCTCTTCAACGGCTGCAACTTTTTCAGGTCTAGCCATATCTACTCCTTTCCCGCCTTAAGGCGGACTAAAAAAATAACCCTTTGAGCAGCAGTCCAAAGGGTTAAGTGATCTAACTTCTTTAACCTCGGCGGGCGAATATTAAGCCATTGGCACCTGCTGTCTTCAGTTTCGATATTCGTTTTTAGAACTTGCAAAGAGTAGCAGAAGATTGAGGAGGTGTCAACGATTGGTTGCCACCTTATTTAGCTGCCAGCCCCCCAGTCAGCTTTCAGCCTCCAGGGGTCAGCTACCAGTCAGCTTTCAGCCCCTAGGGTCAGACTCCAGCCTTAAAGCAA
Protein-coding regions in this window:
- the rplJ gene encoding 50S ribosomal protein L10; translation: MARPEKVAAVEEIKDKMGRAKVVVLADFSGISVLKFANLRRALSKEGSECKVFKNKLIAIATKEEKLEGLADLLSGSTALIFGYEDEIAAPKLLAKLAKDIKELKIKGGIIAGKVVGPEGVKEIATLPSFEELLAKLMGSMKSPISGFVNVASGPIRGFITALDQVAKQKA